Proteins found in one Acidobacteriota bacterium genomic segment:
- a CDS encoding pyrroloquinoline quinone-dependent dehydrogenase: MRRVSALLVFALVITTTVSTLGTLGTLGTLGTLGTQGTLNTDWTHYGGNAASQKYSPLDQINKDTVGKLKIAWRWTSPDNAVVAANPTSRPGMYHDTPLMVKGVLYTVTSLGQIAAINPATGASIWVYDPASYKSGRPGNLGFVHRGISYWSDGTRERLLLGTSDAYLISVDAQTGTLDTTFGQQGRVDLMAGLAHAVRSTNYSVTAAPIICRNVVVVGSSIHDVPTHKEGPRGDVSGYDVRTGKKLWTLHSIPQKGEFGNETWGDDSYTYTGNTNVWTNMSADEELGLIYLPFGTPTDDWYGGHRPGANLFAESLVALDARTGERKWHFQAVHHGVWDYDLPAAPVLADIRVNGKDIKAVAQVSKQGFTYVFDRRTGTPVWPIEERPVPQSTVPGERTSATQPFPTRPPAFERQGLTENDLIDFRPELRQAAIEAIKPFEYGPLYTPPSEKGTITLPGWVGGANWAGAAFDPEHGTLYVPSLTSPIVIQLVKPDPAKSNLLYVRGGVMAPPTLDGLPIVKPPYGRVTAIDLNQGDTKWVTAVGDGPRDHPLLKDLKLPPLGAALRNAPLVTKSLLFIATGQGNLGGGRNLPVGGRPLTTGLPQEPIKLRAFDKATGAELWDFVPPTRPLASPMTYMYQGVQYLVVATGSGASAELIAFNLGS; encoded by the coding sequence ATGCGTCGAGTTTCTGCTCTGCTCGTGTTCGCGCTCGTCATCACCACCACGGTGAGCACTCTAGGCACCTTAGGCACCCTAGGCACTCTAGGCACCCTAGGCACCCAAGGCACCCTAAACACCGACTGGACCCACTACGGTGGCAACGCGGCCTCCCAGAAGTACTCCCCGCTCGATCAGATCAACAAGGACACCGTCGGCAAGCTCAAGATCGCGTGGCGGTGGACGTCGCCCGACAACGCCGTGGTCGCCGCCAATCCCACGTCGCGGCCGGGGATGTACCACGACACCCCGCTGATGGTGAAGGGCGTGCTCTACACCGTGACGTCGCTCGGGCAGATTGCGGCCATCAACCCGGCCACTGGGGCTTCGATCTGGGTGTACGACCCGGCCAGTTACAAGTCGGGACGGCCAGGCAATCTCGGGTTCGTTCACCGCGGCATTTCGTACTGGTCAGATGGGACCAGGGAGCGGTTGCTGCTGGGCACGAGCGACGCCTACCTGATCTCCGTGGATGCGCAGACCGGCACGCTCGACACCACCTTCGGCCAGCAGGGCCGGGTGGACCTGATGGCCGGCCTGGCGCACGCCGTGCGGAGCACGAACTACTCGGTGACCGCGGCGCCAATCATCTGCCGCAACGTGGTGGTCGTGGGGTCGAGCATTCACGACGTGCCGACGCACAAGGAGGGACCGCGCGGCGACGTCAGCGGTTACGACGTGCGCACCGGCAAGAAACTGTGGACCCTGCATTCGATTCCGCAGAAGGGTGAGTTCGGCAACGAGACGTGGGGCGACGACTCGTACACCTACACCGGCAACACCAACGTGTGGACCAACATGTCGGCCGACGAGGAACTCGGCCTCATCTATTTGCCGTTCGGCACGCCCACCGACGACTGGTACGGCGGCCATCGTCCGGGGGCGAACCTGTTTGCCGAAAGCCTGGTCGCGCTCGACGCGCGGACCGGCGAACGCAAGTGGCATTTCCAGGCGGTACACCACGGCGTGTGGGACTACGACCTGCCGGCGGCGCCGGTGCTGGCCGACATTCGCGTGAACGGCAAGGACATCAAGGCGGTGGCGCAGGTCAGCAAGCAGGGCTTCACCTATGTGTTCGATCGGCGAACCGGTACGCCGGTGTGGCCGATCGAGGAGCGGCCGGTGCCGCAATCGACCGTGCCCGGCGAACGCACCTCGGCGACCCAGCCGTTCCCGACCCGGCCGCCGGCGTTCGAGCGGCAGGGCCTGACCGAGAACGACTTGATCGATTTCAGGCCCGAACTGAGGCAGGCCGCGATCGAGGCGATCAAGCCGTTCGAGTACGGTCCCCTGTACACGCCACCCTCCGAGAAGGGCACCATCACCTTGCCCGGCTGGGTCGGGGGCGCCAACTGGGCCGGCGCGGCGTTCGACCCCGAGCACGGCACGCTCTACGTGCCGTCGCTGACCAGCCCTATCGTGATTCAGCTCGTGAAGCCGGATCCCGCGAAGAGCAACCTGCTGTACGTCCGCGGCGGCGTGATGGCGCCACCGACGCTCGACGGGCTGCCGATCGTCAAGCCGCCGTACGGGCGCGTGACCGCCATCGACCTCAATCAGGGCGACACCAAGTGGGTGACGGCCGTCGGCGACGGCCCGCGGGACCATCCGCTGCTCAAAGACCTGAAGCTGCCGCCGCTTGGCGCGGCGTTGCGGAACGCGCCGCTCGTGACCAAGAGCCTGTTGTTCATTGCCACGGGGCAAGGCAACCTGGGCGGTGGCCGCAACCTGCCGGTGGGCGGCCGGCCGCTCACTACCGGCTTGCCGCAGGAGCCCATCAAGCTGCGCGCCTTCGACAAGGCCACCGGCGCTGAGTTATGGGACTTCGTGCCGCCCACGCGGCCGCTGGCCTCGCCCATGACCTACATGTATCAAGGCGTCCAATACCTGGTGGTCGCCACCGGCAGCGGCGCCTCGGCCGAGTTAATCGCCTTCAACCTGGGGTCCTAG